The following proteins come from a genomic window of Myroides odoratus DSM 2801:
- a CDS encoding chaperonin, whose amino-acid sequence MQLLGDRILCTRIVEEKQTESGLILPTNYQSENEYKVVEVGVKVKYIKSGDCVRKFKYSDGLQMVIDGIEHLVLREKDDVEFVL is encoded by the coding sequence ATGCAGCTATTAGGAGATAGAATTTTATGCACTCGCATAGTAGAAGAAAAGCAAACAGAAAGTGGCTTAATCTTACCTACAAACTACCAAAGCGAAAATGAATACAAAGTAGTTGAAGTTGGCGTAAAAGTGAAGTATATTAAATCAGGTGATTGCGTACGAAAGTTTAAATATTCGGATGGATTACAAATGGTAATTGATGGTATTGAACATCTTGTTTTGAGAGAAAAAGATGATGTTGAGTTTGTTTTGTAA
- a CDS encoding 3'-5' exonuclease family protein has product MKYFYDTEFLEGPQTKRFLGFPIGKTKPTIDLISIGIVSEDNREYYAISKDFNLDEAWNRYDEKLVPTYGDMRNYFPEGIITKVYWIRENVLMPIFFELAMREFHDIHFKDEWLYKGKEVTLEVFKSHETWSKNKKWFRKLLDKYGKSNKQIAGEIIGFLGSITKPELYGYYSAYDHVVFCWLFGLMKDLPKGFPMYTIDVNQIKEEIQKMTPIDLKKYGGYPKEINCHNALSDAKWTKDLFYFLNVDTDTKHTKRRTGRTSRLVNHAVQTLFTRGFIRVVPKHRIEDVYYHKRGYTNVGLEYIIDEDFDKGYSQKYLFNRILKRLSIEYDIKANDSILEVDVNEMTIRLINIKK; this is encoded by the coding sequence ATGAAATATTTTTATGACACCGAATTTTTAGAAGGCCCACAAACGAAACGTTTCTTAGGTTTTCCTATTGGCAAAACAAAACCGACCATCGATTTAATTTCAATTGGAATTGTTTCAGAAGATAACCGAGAGTATTATGCTATTTCTAAAGATTTTAATCTAGATGAGGCTTGGAACAGGTATGATGAAAAGCTAGTACCTACTTATGGAGATATGAGAAACTATTTTCCAGAGGGTATAATAACAAAAGTATATTGGATTCGAGAAAACGTACTAATGCCTATTTTCTTTGAGTTAGCTATGCGCGAGTTCCACGATATCCATTTTAAAGATGAATGGCTTTATAAAGGAAAAGAAGTTACTCTTGAGGTTTTTAAATCGCATGAAACTTGGTCAAAAAACAAGAAGTGGTTTAGAAAACTATTGGATAAATACGGCAAATCAAATAAGCAGATAGCTGGTGAGATAATTGGTTTTTTAGGTTCGATTACAAAGCCAGAACTATATGGCTATTACTCGGCTTATGATCATGTTGTTTTTTGTTGGTTGTTTGGTCTAATGAAAGACTTACCAAAGGGTTTTCCTATGTATACAATAGATGTGAATCAAATTAAGGAGGAAATTCAAAAAATGACTCCAATTGATTTGAAAAAATATGGTGGATATCCAAAAGAGATTAATTGCCACAACGCTTTGTCAGATGCTAAATGGACTAAAGACCTCTTTTACTTTTTGAATGTGGATACAGATACAAAACATACCAAACGTAGAACGGGTAGGACCTCTCGTTTAGTCAATCATGCTGTCCAAACTCTATTTACTAGAGGATTTATTAGAGTTGTTCCTAAACATCGAATTGAAGATGTTTATTATCATAAAAGAGGATATACTAATGTAGGACTTGAATATATTATTGATGAAGATTTTGATAAAGGTTATTCTCAAAAATACTTATTTAATAGAATTTTAAAAAGACTTTCGATTGAATATGATATCAAAGCAAATGATTCTATTTTAGAGGTAGATGTAAACGAGATGACTATTAGATTAATAAATATTAAAAAGTAA
- a CDS encoding DUF2829 domain-containing protein, with translation MNFGKALEALKQGKKVSREGWNGQGMFAVLQKGYPDGIPCNKQTAEAWGLKEGDLFKVRPYFQLRTAQGDHAMWVPSGSDILSEDWIIID, from the coding sequence ATGAATTTTGGAAAAGCTTTAGAAGCATTAAAACAAGGTAAGAAAGTATCAAGAGAAGGATGGAACGGACAAGGAATGTTTGCTGTTTTGCAAAAAGGTTATCCTGATGGCATTCCATGTAATAAGCAAACTGCTGAAGCTTGGGGATTGAAAGAAGGTGATTTATTTAAAGTCAGACCTTATTTTCAATTGAGAACTGCTCAAGGCGATCATGCTATGTGGGTTCCGAGTGGAAGTGATATTCTATCAGAAGATTGGATTATCATCGATTAA
- a CDS encoding helix-turn-helix domain-containing protein, whose product MSLKEEIAQKLKARRIELGLTMEELAILVWGDPKKSGQISNYENGKRALSLDTLELFLEALQMELILKNR is encoded by the coding sequence ATGTCGTTAAAAGAAGAAATTGCCCAAAAATTAAAAGCCCGCAGAATTGAACTCGGACTTACTATGGAGGAACTTGCAATACTCGTTTGGGGAGATCCTAAAAAGAGCGGGCAGATTTCCAATTATGAGAACGGAAAACGAGCGTTATCTCTCGATACTTTGGAGTTATTTTTGGAAGCTTTACAGATGGAATTAATTTTAAAAAACAGATAA
- a CDS encoding multidrug effflux MFS transporter: MSKLKKQQFIVVFILALLSALEPFSIDLYLPGFLKISQYYQTDLKAVQFSISTFLAGFAVGQLFWGIISDKYGRKWPTIASLLLFIAATIACIYSVNIEQFWIARFFQAFAGCAGVVIARAIVNEYFEQDDTMRVFSLLAIIAGVAPIIGPVAGNFLVSHFTWQSTFITLLALGIISLLLVVFFLPETKVKTIAPVQKRNLIQDFRAVLRVKIFLKYTLIGSVTYSILMIYLANAPYLIMEYGQLSSAIFSYIFAFNAVGLMVGAWVSSAFTRWWSIRQIILYTTILGLFCSIIFLGLCMMQQPIEWLLVPLFFIIFTLGVLFPATTKLALEPFHENSGSASALLGSLQLMLTFIISAATNLIPVDLLLLTGLALLVCHGLYLACYAIKEE; encoded by the coding sequence ATGAGTAAGTTAAAGAAACAGCAGTTTATTGTGGTCTTTATTTTGGCCCTATTATCTGCATTAGAGCCTTTTAGTATTGATTTGTATTTACCAGGATTTTTGAAGATCTCTCAATACTATCAAACCGATTTAAAGGCAGTTCAATTTTCAATTTCAACATTTTTAGCGGGGTTTGCTGTTGGTCAATTGTTTTGGGGAATTATTTCAGATAAGTATGGGCGTAAATGGCCAACAATTGCCTCATTGTTGCTTTTTATAGCCGCGACTATTGCTTGTATTTATTCCGTGAATATTGAACAGTTTTGGATTGCTCGTTTTTTTCAAGCTTTTGCGGGTTGTGCAGGTGTGGTAATCGCGAGGGCAATTGTCAATGAGTATTTCGAACAAGATGATACCATGCGTGTATTTTCACTCTTAGCTATTATTGCTGGTGTTGCTCCAATTATTGGACCTGTTGCAGGAAACTTTTTAGTGTCGCATTTTACATGGCAATCTACGTTTATTACCCTCTTAGCACTTGGTATTATTTCGTTGCTTTTGGTTGTGTTTTTCTTACCAGAAACGAAAGTCAAGACAATAGCTCCTGTACAAAAGCGCAATTTAATTCAAGATTTTAGAGCGGTATTACGAGTGAAAATCTTCTTGAAATATACCTTAATTGGTAGTGTAACTTACAGTATATTGATGATTTACCTGGCCAATGCACCTTATTTAATTATGGAATATGGTCAATTATCCTCTGCAATATTTAGCTATATCTTTGCTTTTAATGCAGTTGGATTGATGGTAGGGGCTTGGGTATCGAGTGCCTTTACCCGTTGGTGGTCCATTCGTCAGATTATTTTATACACCACGATACTGGGACTCTTTTGTAGTATAATTTTCCTTGGGTTATGTATGATGCAACAACCCATTGAATGGCTTTTAGTTCCTTTGTTTTTTATTATTTTTACCTTGGGTGTTTTATTCCCAGCAACAACTAAATTAGCCTTAGAACCTTTCCATGAAAATAGCGGATCTGCTTCTGCTTTGTTAGGGTCTTTGCAGTTGATGTTGACCTTTATTATCTCTGCAGCTACCAATTTAATTCCTGTAGATTTATTGCTCTTAACTGGTTTAGCTCTACTTGTTTGTCATGGGCTATATCTAGCTTGCTATGCAATTAAAGAAGAATAG
- a CDS encoding helix-turn-helix domain-containing protein has translation MNSSKVRMKTKAKVVQVQQSDKNIPIEFYRIEESIDLFEFEGHYQYDFYQIYWFVAVDSPQEHEIDFISYPIKPQEIWIIYPGQVHHFDPRFSRGYCLAIDKHYFHSVLFKEAKQQFFTGHNQLKFEVTAEESLRLEYLHLLIEIEFNTHQRPTVLEQYLQLYIVHLQDLPLIAEKHIVLDERMHKLLQLIEEHYITQRKNEFYADQVALSVKRMNEILYQAIGKTLKQQLQERLALEAKRLVGYSEENIQTIADALNFSDVSYFNRFFKKLTHQTPKDFRAQVKKVQG, from the coding sequence ATGAACTCATCTAAAGTACGCATGAAGACAAAAGCAAAAGTTGTTCAAGTTCAGCAAAGTGATAAGAATATACCCATTGAATTTTACAGAATCGAGGAGAGTATTGATCTGTTTGAATTTGAGGGGCATTATCAGTACGACTTTTATCAAATCTATTGGTTTGTGGCTGTCGATTCCCCTCAAGAACACGAAATAGACTTTATATCTTATCCGATTAAACCTCAAGAAATTTGGATTATTTATCCAGGTCAGGTTCACCATTTTGATCCGCGCTTCAGTAGAGGCTATTGCTTAGCTATTGATAAACATTACTTTCACAGTGTCTTGTTTAAAGAAGCCAAACAGCAATTTTTTACGGGGCATAACCAGTTGAAATTCGAGGTTACTGCTGAAGAAAGTTTGCGCTTAGAGTATCTGCATTTGTTGATTGAAATTGAATTCAATACGCATCAACGACCTACTGTTTTGGAGCAGTATTTACAATTGTATATTGTTCATTTACAGGATTTACCCTTAATAGCAGAAAAGCATATTGTGTTAGATGAACGCATGCATAAATTATTGCAACTCATAGAAGAACATTATATAACGCAGCGAAAAAACGAGTTTTATGCGGATCAAGTTGCACTCTCTGTCAAGCGAATGAATGAAATTTTATACCAGGCTATTGGGAAGACATTAAAACAACAGCTACAAGAACGTTTAGCACTGGAAGCGAAGCGATTAGTAGGCTATAGCGAAGAGAATATTCAAACGATAGCTGATGCATTGAATTTTTCTGACGTCTCCTATTTCAATCGTTTTTTTAAGAAACTCACACATCAAACTCCCAAAGATTTTAGAGCCCAGGTGAAAAAAGTCCAAGGATAA
- a CDS encoding VOC family protein: MSSFNLKTIELKSFIPAKDFQTSLAFYTALGFEILWQEEQLCLFALGQTKFFLQNLYTKEWAENTMLHLHVENADAWHSHIKELNLHHTFTFTLTDPEDRAWKMRDFVLIDPSGVLWRIAHNI, from the coding sequence ATGTCTTCTTTCAACTTAAAAACAATAGAACTAAAGAGTTTTATTCCGGCAAAGGATTTTCAAACTTCTCTAGCTTTTTACACCGCTTTGGGTTTCGAAATTTTGTGGCAAGAGGAACAACTATGTCTATTTGCACTAGGACAGACCAAATTCTTTTTGCAAAATCTCTATACCAAAGAGTGGGCAGAAAACACCATGCTCCATTTGCATGTAGAAAATGCAGATGCTTGGCATAGCCACATAAAAGAATTAAATCTACACCATACCTTTACTTTCACTTTGACAGATCCTGAAGATCGAGCATGGAAAATGCGTGATTTTGTTCTCATTGACCCTTCTGGAGTACTTTGGAGAATTGCGCATAATATCTAA
- a CDS encoding HD domain-containing protein produces the protein MSTSLQLEFQHIVGQYSTDQNLIQSYWLEIKKQYETAGRYYHNLTHLKNILEELNEIRAEINDWEAILCSVFYHDIIYDARAQDNEEQSAQLAKERLTILQLPESKIELIFNQIIATKQHRKSTNSDINYFLDADLSILGKDWEQYKRYYQNIRKEYAIYPDDVYNHGRKKTLTHFLTFETIFNTPYFKSKYENQARHNIEKELNLLH, from the coding sequence ATGTCTACTTCTCTTCAACTTGAATTCCAACACATTGTTGGTCAATATTCAACAGATCAAAATTTAATACAATCCTATTGGCTTGAAATAAAAAAGCAATACGAAACAGCTGGGCGATATTATCACAACTTAACCCATCTCAAGAATATACTAGAGGAGTTAAATGAGATACGTGCTGAAATAAACGATTGGGAGGCAATCTTATGCTCTGTTTTTTATCATGATATCATCTATGATGCCCGCGCTCAAGATAATGAAGAACAAAGTGCTCAACTTGCAAAAGAAAGATTAACCATTCTTCAACTACCAGAATCAAAAATAGAGTTGATTTTCAATCAAATAATAGCAACTAAGCAACATCGAAAATCTACAAATTCAGACATCAATTACTTTTTGGATGCAGATCTTAGTATTTTAGGGAAGGATTGGGAGCAATACAAAAGATATTATCAAAATATCAGAAAAGAATATGCTATTTACCCTGATGATGTGTATAACCACGGTAGAAAAAAAACGCTTACTCATTTTTTAACCTTTGAAACTATATTTAATACTCCTTATTTCAAGTCAAAATACGAAAATCAAGCTCGGCACAATATCGAAAAAGAACTAAACCTACTTCACTAA
- a CDS encoding TlpA family protein disulfide reductase, whose product MFNKGEKKKKGWIGNLVFILILFVLLFTPLGTTFKVWVNRLIAMSPSLEKQEDVEQVSLDGWTLLDEEGRVFDINQTKGKVVILNFWATWCPPCIAEKPSFQALYDDYKNSVVFLFVTTDTPEKVKAFKEKHGYTLPSYFQQDGPPAALYSTSLPASYVIDKHGNIVVKKFRAADWNSSKFRVTLDELIQAK is encoded by the coding sequence ATGTTTAATAAAGGAGAAAAAAAGAAAAAAGGATGGATAGGCAATCTAGTTTTTATCCTTATTCTTTTTGTGCTGTTATTCACTCCATTGGGGACAACGTTTAAGGTTTGGGTGAATCGACTAATAGCGATGAGTCCCAGTTTAGAGAAGCAAGAAGATGTTGAGCAAGTAAGCTTGGACGGTTGGACTTTATTAGATGAAGAAGGTCGCGTATTTGATATAAACCAAACAAAAGGAAAAGTTGTTATCCTGAATTTTTGGGCTACTTGGTGTCCTCCTTGTATTGCAGAAAAACCTAGTTTTCAAGCCCTATATGACGATTATAAAAATAGCGTTGTCTTTTTATTTGTTACAACAGATACTCCTGAGAAAGTAAAAGCGTTTAAAGAGAAACATGGATATACCTTACCGAGTTACTTTCAACAAGATGGACCACCAGCGGCTTTGTATTCTACTTCGTTACCCGCTTCTTATGTCATAGATAAACACGGGAATATCGTAGTGAAAAAATTCAGAGCTGCAGATTGGAATAGCTCCAAATTTAGAGTAACATTGGATGAGTTAATTCAAGCAAAATAA
- a CDS encoding solute carrier family 23 protein, whose translation MNESTDQNIVLAIDEKPKLGQWLLLSIQHLFAMFGATVLVPTLTEMDPAIALISSGIGTLVFIAITRGKVPSYLGSSFAFINPIIAIKAMEQVTTNDVPVGSFLVGSFLVGVVYSLVALLIAKAGTNWLMKLLPPIVVGPVIMVIGLGLASTAVGMITNNPSNEYDITYVSIGLVTLAITIIAAIFTRGFLSVIPVLVGIIGGYVFSASIGVVNFAPVMEAAWFQVPNFTIPFVDYTPTVTLYVVFVMLPVAIVPIAEHIGHQLVLSKVVNKDLIKDPGLDRSMLGDGVATMLASLIGGPPNTTYGENIGVLAITRAFSIYVFIGAACFAILFGFCGKITALLATIPSPVMGGVSILLFGIIASSGLRMLVENNVDFKVKRNLIISSVILIIGIGGAAIHIGDLMSIEGMALASIIGIILNIVLPGRKEITFDDMFKE comes from the coding sequence ATGAACGAAAGTACAGATCAAAACATTGTATTGGCTATTGATGAAAAACCCAAATTAGGACAATGGTTATTGTTGAGTATTCAGCATCTATTTGCCATGTTTGGAGCAACGGTATTAGTCCCTACCTTAACGGAAATGGACCCTGCCATTGCGTTGATATCAAGTGGAATAGGTACCCTGGTTTTTATCGCCATTACGAGAGGAAAAGTCCCTTCTTATTTAGGATCTTCTTTCGCTTTTATTAATCCTATCATTGCTATTAAGGCAATGGAACAAGTAACGACAAATGATGTACCTGTGGGAAGTTTCTTAGTAGGAAGCTTTTTGGTAGGTGTGGTATATTCCTTAGTAGCGCTTTTAATTGCTAAAGCAGGTACCAATTGGTTGATGAAATTATTGCCTCCTATTGTAGTGGGACCTGTGATTATGGTGATTGGTTTGGGCTTGGCGAGTACAGCTGTTGGTATGATTACCAATAATCCATCAAATGAATATGATATTACCTATGTATCCATTGGTTTAGTTACGTTGGCTATAACCATTATAGCAGCTATTTTTACCAGAGGTTTTTTGAGCGTTATTCCCGTTTTAGTTGGAATTATTGGAGGATATGTGTTTTCAGCTAGTATAGGAGTTGTCAACTTTGCACCCGTGATGGAAGCTGCTTGGTTTCAGGTGCCTAATTTTACCATTCCTTTCGTAGATTATACACCAACTGTAACCTTATACGTCGTATTTGTGATGCTGCCTGTGGCGATTGTACCTATCGCAGAACACATCGGACATCAATTGGTATTGAGTAAAGTAGTCAATAAAGATTTAATCAAAGATCCAGGACTAGATCGTTCTATGTTAGGAGATGGAGTAGCTACGATGTTAGCGTCTTTAATTGGCGGACCACCTAATACAACGTATGGAGAAAATATTGGGGTATTAGCCATCACGCGTGCTTTTAGTATTTATGTATTCATTGGAGCCGCTTGTTTTGCTATTTTATTTGGATTTTGTGGAAAAATAACAGCTTTGTTAGCTACTATTCCTTCTCCTGTAATGGGCGGAGTATCAATCTTGTTGTTTGGAATTATTGCTTCAAGTGGTTTGCGTATGTTAGTAGAGAATAATGTAGATTTTAAAGTAAAACGCAATTTAATTATCTCTTCTGTCATCTTAATCATTGGAATAGGGGGCGCAGCGATCCATATTGGTGATTTAATGTCTATTGAGGGGATGGCTTTGGCTTCCATTATTGGTATTATTTTAAATATTGTATTGCCAGGAAGGAAAGAAATTACCTTTGATGATATGTTTAAGGAATAA
- a CDS encoding MFS transporter, protein MATTAYIDFSEAEKAVKGSVRYKRIKWGIFLIGVSVFAQLYNYQPLLSEITQFFAVTPAESSYLVSASTFGMAIGLLLFAFIADRYPRKDIMLFSLVTSTLLTLLSVFVYDFALLININFLKGICISGVSAVTLAYLAEEIDSKSIGTAISFYLAGNTFGGMFGRIIAALVSGWFNWQIAVLTIGLLAFSIAIVFYYLFPESQFFQPQKVKFNKKMRQMQSIFRNKKILAMYVVGICLMGTFVSIYNYLGFKLEAPPYSLPHYIIALIFLMYAFGIVGNLVAGRLSDRYAAKNILLLALGLLLLGLGLMYIANLTVILLGLTIFTVAFFSGHTIASRVVTQLGGKAKSSATALYWFFYYMGSTLIGSSTGFFINNDNWGGFFITLVILASLALLSTYATTRSRTAK, encoded by the coding sequence ATGGCAACAACCGCTTATATTGACTTTAGCGAAGCAGAAAAAGCAGTCAAAGGTAGTGTGCGCTATAAGCGAATCAAATGGGGCATCTTTTTAATAGGCGTGTCTGTATTTGCCCAATTGTATAACTACCAACCACTCTTGTCAGAAATTACGCAATTTTTTGCTGTAACCCCAGCTGAAAGTAGCTATTTGGTTTCAGCCTCTACCTTTGGGATGGCTATTGGATTACTATTGTTTGCTTTTATTGCAGATCGTTATCCTCGTAAAGATATCATGTTATTTTCTTTGGTGACTTCGACCTTGTTGACGCTACTCTCCGTTTTTGTATATGATTTTGCACTACTGATTAATATTAACTTTTTAAAGGGGATTTGTATCTCTGGAGTATCAGCGGTTACGTTGGCTTATTTAGCTGAGGAAATCGATTCTAAATCCATCGGAACGGCGATTAGTTTTTATCTTGCCGGAAATACTTTTGGAGGAATGTTTGGGCGTATTATTGCCGCTTTAGTCAGTGGATGGTTCAATTGGCAAATTGCAGTGCTTACCATTGGCTTGCTTGCTTTTAGTATTGCCATTGTATTTTACTATCTCTTTCCGGAGTCTCAATTTTTTCAACCGCAAAAAGTAAAATTCAATAAGAAAATGCGTCAGATGCAAAGCATCTTTCGAAATAAAAAAATCTTAGCGATGTATGTAGTGGGGATTTGTTTGATGGGAACTTTCGTCAGTATTTATAATTATTTGGGCTTTAAATTAGAAGCACCACCCTATAGTTTACCTCATTATATTATTGCTTTAATTTTCTTGATGTATGCTTTTGGTATTGTCGGTAATTTAGTTGCTGGGCGCTTATCCGATCGCTATGCAGCCAAAAATATCTTATTATTAGCCTTGGGATTATTGTTGTTGGGATTAGGGCTGATGTATATAGCGAATTTAACAGTCATCTTATTGGGCTTGACCATTTTTACGGTTGCTTTTTTTAGCGGGCATACCATTGCTAGCCGTGTGGTAACTCAATTGGGAGGCAAGGCGAAAAGTTCAGCGACTGCTTTGTATTGGTTCTTTTACTATATGGGTTCTACATTAATTGGAAGCTCAACGGGCTTTTTTATCAACAACGATAATTGGGGCGGATTCTTTATTACCCTTGTGATTTTAGCATCTCTTGCATTGCTATCTACTTATGCAACAACGAGAAGTAGAACTGCTAAATAA
- a CDS encoding LysR substrate-binding domain-containing protein, translating to MELRQLKYFLKAKELLNFTEAAKELYITQSTLSQQIKQLEDELGIPLFDRIGKRVSITEAGELFATYAEKSIQASNDGKLILDDLKQVNTGTLSIGLTWGLKSIVINAFKNFIAQFPKIKLQVTFGTTTELIDALLKQEIDFALTFYEGKHSDELVHEPIMSSDMAVIVAATSPLATKESIDLKEVEQLTLALPVKGFSTRDFLDRQFEKYKIHPNVTVEVNYTATIVDLVRTGAFQTILTLATVHGEKDLCAIPIRGKNMRREAVTLRLKDSYQKKAAIYFIDLLKAEDKEEYNQL from the coding sequence ATGGAACTAAGACAACTCAAATACTTTTTAAAAGCAAAAGAACTGCTCAACTTTACGGAAGCAGCAAAAGAGCTTTACATTACACAGAGCACTCTCTCTCAACAGATTAAACAATTGGAAGATGAATTGGGTATTCCCCTATTTGATCGCATTGGTAAACGCGTTTCTATTACTGAAGCAGGGGAACTCTTTGCAACGTATGCAGAAAAGAGTATTCAAGCTTCCAATGATGGCAAACTCATCCTCGATGATTTAAAGCAAGTGAACACAGGTACATTGAGTATTGGTTTGACTTGGGGACTTAAATCTATCGTTATTAATGCGTTTAAAAATTTCATCGCGCAATTTCCTAAAATTAAATTGCAAGTAACTTTTGGAACCACAACAGAATTAATTGATGCTTTGCTCAAACAAGAGATTGATTTTGCCTTGACGTTTTATGAAGGCAAACACAGCGATGAACTTGTGCACGAACCCATTATGAGTTCAGATATGGCCGTTATTGTAGCTGCAACGAGTCCTTTAGCAACGAAGGAGAGTATTGACCTAAAGGAAGTGGAGCAATTGACTTTAGCACTTCCTGTCAAAGGATTCAGTACCCGCGACTTCTTAGATCGTCAATTTGAAAAATACAAAATTCACCCGAATGTAACTGTAGAAGTGAACTATACGGCTACAATTGTCGATTTAGTGCGTACAGGAGCTTTTCAAACGATTCTAACCCTAGCGACCGTACATGGCGAAAAAGATTTATGTGCCATCCCTATTCGAGGTAAAAACATGAGAAGAGAAGCGGTAACTTTGCGCTTAAAAGACAGCTACCAAAAGAAAGCAGCTATTTATTTTATTGATTTATTAAAAGCGGAGGATAAAGAGGAATATAATCAACTTTAG